Proteins encoded together in one Aeromonas encheleia window:
- a CDS encoding M90 family metallopeptidase encodes MFWSRLWKWFYPSSPRQENAPGALEWRQALAAVPILQGFSEEDEARLTKLAQQFLARKTLTQIGVELTSRQQAVLALQAALPILHLGLDWYRGFHEVIIIPEPVTRRQQVQDEFGLVSEWEEENAGESWPQGPLVLAWSELQQDGDWDGFNLVIHELSHKLDMLGGNADGAPPLPSGMDPRRWTQAMQRAFDELGAQLARHEPTAIDPYAAEHPAEFFAVCCESFFTDPLGLRGAYPAVYEQFVLFFGQQPAARFPATRLLARE; translated from the coding sequence GTGTTTTGGTCCCGATTATGGAAGTGGTTTTATCCTTCATCCCCCCGGCAGGAGAACGCCCCCGGGGCGCTGGAGTGGCGGCAGGCCCTGGCGGCCGTGCCCATATTGCAAGGTTTCTCCGAGGAGGACGAGGCGAGGCTGACGAAGCTGGCCCAGCAGTTTCTGGCCCGCAAGACGCTGACCCAGATCGGGGTCGAGCTCACGTCCCGCCAGCAGGCGGTGCTGGCCCTGCAGGCGGCGCTGCCTATCCTGCACCTTGGGCTGGACTGGTATCGCGGCTTTCACGAGGTGATCATCATCCCCGAGCCCGTCACCCGCCGCCAGCAGGTGCAGGATGAGTTCGGCCTGGTCAGCGAATGGGAAGAGGAGAATGCCGGGGAATCCTGGCCCCAGGGGCCGCTGGTGCTGGCCTGGAGCGAGCTGCAGCAGGACGGGGACTGGGACGGTTTCAACCTGGTGATCCACGAACTGAGCCACAAGCTCGACATGCTGGGGGGGAATGCCGATGGGGCGCCGCCGCTGCCGAGCGGCATGGATCCGCGCCGGTGGACCCAGGCCATGCAGCGTGCGTTCGATGAGCTGGGTGCCCAGCTGGCCCGCCACGAGCCGACCGCCATCGATCCCTATGCCGCCGAGCATCCTGCCGAGTTCTTCGCGGTGTGCTGCGAGAGCTTCTTCACCGATCCGCTGGGGCTGCGGGGGGCCTATCCCGCCGTGTACGAGCAGTTCGTGCTGTTCTTCGGCCAGCAGCCGGCGGCCCGCTTCCCGGCCACCCGCCTGCTGGCGAGGGAGTAG
- a CDS encoding alanine/glycine:cation symporter family protein, with translation MNEIVNAINGVIWSPALIYLCLGVGLYFSLRSRFLQLRHMKEMVRLMFDGKSTDAGVSSFQALAMTLAGRVGTGNIAGVATAITFGGPGALFWMWMVAFLGASSAFVESTLGQVYKEKINGEYRGGPAFYIEKGLGMKWYAWTFAIATIFACGVLLPGVQANSIGSSLQTAFDIDPNVTAAGLALLLGFIIFGGVKRIASFASTVVPFMALGYIIVACVIIALNIGQLPGVILLIWKSAFGMEAGFGAILGLAIMWGVKRGVYSNEAAQGTGPHASSAAAVSHPAKQGLVQAFSVYIDTLFVCSATGFMLLITGLYNVQGPDGAAIYTGIAGIAAGPGYVQTAMESMMPGFGNYFVAIALFFFAFTTIVAYYYIAETNIAFINRKINRPWLTFLLKLALMASTVYGTVKTADLAWGLGDIGVGLMAWLNIGAILLLQKPAFACLKDYEAQKALGLDPVFHPEKLGIKNADYWTGRRSEQNLEQEQSGHPFEPDRQST, from the coding sequence ATGAATGAGATCGTCAATGCCATCAATGGCGTGATTTGGAGCCCAGCGCTCATCTATCTGTGTCTGGGGGTGGGCCTCTACTTCTCCCTGCGCAGCCGTTTCCTGCAACTGCGCCACATGAAAGAGATGGTGCGCCTGATGTTTGATGGCAAGAGCACGGATGCGGGTGTCTCCTCCTTCCAGGCGCTGGCCATGACCCTGGCCGGTCGGGTCGGTACCGGCAACATCGCCGGCGTCGCCACCGCCATCACCTTCGGCGGCCCGGGCGCCCTGTTCTGGATGTGGATGGTCGCCTTCCTCGGCGCCAGCTCCGCCTTCGTGGAGTCCACTCTGGGTCAGGTCTACAAGGAGAAGATCAACGGTGAATACCGCGGCGGCCCGGCCTTCTACATCGAGAAAGGGCTCGGCATGAAGTGGTACGCCTGGACCTTCGCCATCGCCACCATCTTCGCCTGCGGCGTGTTGCTGCCAGGGGTGCAAGCGAATTCCATCGGCTCCAGCCTGCAGACCGCCTTTGACATCGATCCGAACGTCACCGCCGCCGGTCTGGCGCTGCTGCTCGGCTTCATCATCTTCGGCGGCGTCAAACGCATCGCCAGCTTCGCCAGTACTGTGGTGCCCTTCATGGCGCTGGGTTACATCATTGTCGCCTGCGTCATCATCGCCCTCAACATCGGCCAGCTGCCAGGCGTCATCCTGCTGATCTGGAAGAGCGCCTTCGGGATGGAAGCCGGTTTCGGTGCCATCCTGGGTCTGGCCATCATGTGGGGCGTCAAACGCGGCGTCTACTCCAACGAAGCGGCTCAGGGCACAGGCCCGCACGCCTCCTCCGCCGCCGCCGTGAGCCACCCGGCCAAACAGGGCCTGGTGCAGGCGTTCTCCGTCTACATCGACACCCTGTTCGTCTGCTCAGCCACCGGCTTTATGCTGCTGATCACCGGCCTGTACAACGTACAGGGACCGGACGGCGCGGCCATCTATACCGGCATCGCCGGCATCGCGGCAGGCCCCGGCTATGTGCAGACCGCCATGGAGAGCATGATGCCCGGCTTTGGCAACTACTTCGTCGCCATCGCCCTGTTCTTCTTCGCGTTCACCACCATAGTGGCCTACTACTACATCGCCGAAACCAACATCGCCTTTATCAACCGCAAGATCAACCGCCCCTGGCTCACCTTCCTGCTGAAGCTGGCCCTGATGGCCTCCACCGTCTACGGCACCGTCAAGACCGCCGATCTGGCCTGGGGTCTGGGTGACATCGGGGTCGGCCTGATGGCCTGGCTCAACATCGGTGCCATACTGCTGCTGCAAAAGCCCGCCTTCGCCTGCCTGAAGGACTATGAGGCCCAGAAGGCCCTGGGGCTGGATCCCGTGTTCCACCCGGAGAAACTCGGCATCAAGAACGCCGACTACTGGACGGGTCGCCGCTCCGAGCAAAACCTGGAGCAGGAGCAATCCGGTCATCCGTTCGAGCCGGACCGCCAGTCCACCTGA
- a CDS encoding crotonase/enoyl-CoA hydratase family protein translates to MDKPRIRCEIRDGIAEVMLTRGDKLNALDRAMFGAIDETLNQLAQHKGLRAVILHGEGRAFCAGLDVKSMLRQPVAALDILRREADEATNLAQRVAYGWHQLPVPVIAVTQGVCFGGGLQIALGADFRFSTPDCRFSVMEIKWGIIPDMSGSVTLRNLMGVDVAMELAMSGRELDAQEARALGLVSRVCEDPLDAAREFARTLITKSPDALAGIKQLYHQAWARSDEVMLKEETRLQKQILGRPNQWRATLNSLFRWRLPFGPRRNAL, encoded by the coding sequence ATGGACAAGCCAAGGATCAGGTGCGAGATCCGGGACGGCATCGCCGAGGTGATGCTGACCCGGGGGGACAAGCTCAATGCGCTGGACAGGGCCATGTTCGGCGCCATCGACGAGACGCTGAATCAGCTCGCGCAGCACAAGGGGCTGCGGGCTGTGATCCTGCACGGTGAGGGGCGGGCGTTCTGCGCCGGGCTGGATGTGAAATCCATGCTGAGGCAGCCGGTGGCGGCCCTGGACATATTGAGACGCGAGGCGGATGAGGCGACCAACCTGGCCCAGCGGGTCGCCTATGGCTGGCACCAGTTGCCGGTGCCGGTGATCGCCGTGACTCAGGGGGTCTGTTTCGGCGGCGGCCTGCAGATAGCGCTCGGGGCCGATTTTCGTTTCAGCACCCCGGATTGCCGCTTCTCGGTGATGGAGATCAAGTGGGGCATCATCCCCGACATGAGTGGCAGCGTCACCCTGCGCAATCTGATGGGGGTGGACGTGGCCATGGAGCTGGCCATGAGCGGCCGCGAGCTGGATGCCCAGGAGGCCAGGGCGCTCGGGCTGGTGAGCCGGGTCTGCGAGGATCCCCTCGACGCGGCGCGGGAGTTCGCCAGGACCCTGATCACCAAGTCGCCGGATGCGCTGGCGGGGATCAAGCAGCTCTACCATCAGGCCTGGGCCCGCAGCGATGAGGTGATGCTGAAGGAGGAGACCCGGCTGCAAAAGCAGATCCTGGGGCGCCCCAACCAGTGGCGGGCGACCCTCAACAGCCTGTTTCGCTGGCGGCTGCCGTTCGGACCCCGCCGCAACGCGCTCTGA
- a CDS encoding putative nucleotidyltransferase substrate binding domain-containing protein has product MTILFNFSRPPFDCLGEAERQRLGQSLSVCYFRAGQRVLSPGDSPPGLYLIIKGAVEESSPHQSFGDYGVDDLFDVRAQFDGRCRHGFSALEDCLCQLIPREVFAELCAGNPELAHYFTATLAERQHQQARREQLGQQNLAEFILTRIEPNHLQPPLLVESRLSLLAATEAMASQGSDCLLYPAADGSLSLATRKTLLHALTLRGLPLTAPLAVLSPAPLIGLPLGSYLFDALLLMTRHRIKRLVVWDRQEVAGVLHLTQVLGLFSAHSHVLTLRIARADSPAALEAVAREQQQLTRSLFGQGIHTAFLMRLIATLNEQLIAKAFALAIPTEVQDKVCLLMLGSEGRGEQIQKTDQDNALILPNDLHWPDRQADLAAFGALLERLGYPPCPGRVMVSNPAWVKEAAHWQQEIERACLGASEAELLWLATLADAQPIAGDRSLLPPIARRLREQLADRPDLLAEMARAAVAFHTPLTLFGRLAQEPEGLDLKRGGLFALVHGIRLLALEAKILETSTLGRIEALVACDRLSSDYGANLAEAFRLFVRLRLRSQLKGGDHRVRVEALSHSERDLLRHALHQVKKFQQWLVLHFRLRQ; this is encoded by the coding sequence ATGACCATTCTGTTCAACTTCAGCCGCCCGCCGTTTGACTGCCTCGGGGAAGCGGAGCGCCAGCGCCTCGGGCAGAGCCTCAGCGTCTGCTATTTTCGGGCGGGCCAGAGGGTGCTGAGCCCGGGGGACAGCCCTCCCGGCCTCTACCTCATCATCAAGGGGGCGGTGGAGGAGTCGAGCCCCCACCAGTCGTTCGGCGATTACGGGGTCGACGACCTGTTCGACGTCCGTGCCCAGTTCGATGGCCGCTGCCGCCATGGCTTCAGCGCCCTGGAGGACTGCCTCTGCCAGCTGATCCCCCGCGAGGTGTTCGCGGAGCTCTGCGCCGGCAACCCGGAGCTCGCGCACTATTTCACCGCGACCCTGGCCGAGCGCCAGCACCAGCAGGCGCGGCGGGAGCAGCTTGGCCAGCAGAATCTGGCGGAGTTCATCCTGACCCGGATTGAGCCCAACCACCTGCAGCCACCGCTCCTCGTCGAGAGCCGGCTCAGCCTGCTGGCCGCGACCGAAGCCATGGCCAGCCAGGGTAGCGATTGCCTGCTCTATCCCGCCGCCGACGGCAGCCTGAGCCTGGCCACCCGCAAGACCCTGCTCCATGCCCTGACCCTGAGAGGGCTGCCGCTGACGGCGCCGCTCGCGGTGCTGAGCCCGGCGCCGCTGATCGGCCTGCCCCTTGGCAGCTACCTGTTCGATGCCCTGCTGCTGATGACCCGTCACCGCATCAAGCGGCTGGTGGTCTGGGATCGGCAGGAGGTGGCGGGCGTCTTGCACCTGACCCAGGTGCTCGGCCTCTTCTCCGCCCACTCCCACGTGCTGACCCTGCGCATCGCCAGGGCAGACAGCCCAGCCGCCCTGGAAGCCGTCGCCCGGGAGCAGCAACAGCTGACCCGCTCCCTGTTCGGTCAGGGGATCCACACCGCCTTCCTGATGAGGCTCATCGCCACCCTCAACGAACAGCTGATCGCCAAGGCCTTCGCCCTGGCGATCCCGACCGAGGTGCAGGATAAGGTGTGCCTGCTGATGCTGGGATCTGAGGGGCGCGGCGAGCAGATCCAGAAGACCGATCAGGACAACGCCCTGATCCTGCCCAATGATCTGCATTGGCCCGATCGGCAGGCCGATCTGGCCGCCTTCGGCGCCCTGCTGGAGCGGCTCGGTTATCCCCCCTGCCCGGGTCGGGTGATGGTCAGCAACCCGGCCTGGGTGAAGGAGGCCGCGCACTGGCAACAGGAGATCGAACGCGCCTGCCTGGGGGCCAGCGAAGCCGAGCTGCTCTGGCTCGCCACCCTGGCCGATGCCCAGCCCATCGCCGGTGATCGCAGCCTGCTGCCCCCCATCGCCCGCAGGCTAAGGGAGCAGCTCGCCGATCGGCCCGACCTGCTGGCGGAGATGGCCCGCGCCGCGGTCGCCTTTCACACCCCCCTCACCCTGTTTGGCCGGCTGGCCCAGGAGCCGGAGGGGCTGGATCTCAAGCGGGGTGGCCTGTTTGCGCTGGTGCACGGCATCCGTCTGCTGGCGCTGGAGGCCAAGATCCTGGAGACCTCCACCCTGGGCCGCATCGAGGCCCTGGTGGCCTGCGATCGGCTCAGTAGCGACTACGGCGCCAATCTGGCGGAGGCGTTCCGGCTGTTCGTTCGGCTGCGGCTGCGCAGCCAGCTCAAGGGGGGCGACCACAGGGTGCGGGTGGAGGCGCTCAGCCATAGCGAGCGGGATCTGCTGCGCCATGCCCTGCATCAGGTGAAGAAGTTCCAGCAGTGGCTCGTCTTGCACTTTCGTCTGAGGCAATAG
- a CDS encoding cation acetate symporter, with protein MKGKSLLLLTGLVSTPLLAADALTGEVQRQPLNVPAIVMFVVFVAATLFITYWASKRNRSASDYYAAGGRITGFQNGLAIAGDYMSAASFLGISALVYTSGYDGLIYSIGFLVGWPIILFLIAERLRNLGKYTFADVASYRLKQTSVRSLSASGSLVVVALYLIAQMVGAGKLIELLFGLQYHVAVVLVGILMVLYVLFGGMLATTWVQIIKAVMLLSGASFMAIMVMKSVNFDIGALFSEAVKVHANGAAIMSPGGLVADPISAISLGLALMFGTAGLPHILMRFFTVSDAKEARKSVFYATGFIGYFYILTFIIGFGAILLVSTNPTFKDATGALLGGTNMAAVHLADAVGGSLFLGFISAVAFATILAVVAGLTLAGASAVSHDLYACVIKQGKANETDELRVSKYTTVVLGVVAIGLGILFEKQNIAFMVGLAFSIAASCNFPVLFLSMFWSRLTTRGAVYGGWLGLISAVTLMILGPTVWVKVLGHAQAIFPYEYPALFSMLLAFAGIWFFSVTDKSQNASDEHAKFIPQFVRSQTGLGASGASAH; from the coding sequence ATGAAAGGCAAGTCTCTGCTGCTGTTGACCGGCCTGGTCTCCACCCCCCTGCTGGCGGCCGATGCGCTGACCGGCGAGGTGCAACGCCAGCCCCTCAATGTCCCGGCCATCGTCATGTTCGTGGTCTTCGTGGCCGCCACCCTGTTCATCACCTACTGGGCCTCCAAGCGTAACCGCTCGGCCTCCGACTACTATGCCGCAGGGGGCCGCATCACCGGCTTCCAGAACGGCCTGGCCATCGCCGGTGACTACATGTCCGCCGCCTCCTTCCTCGGCATCTCCGCCCTGGTCTACACCTCGGGCTACGATGGCCTCATCTACTCCATCGGCTTCCTGGTGGGCTGGCCCATCATACTGTTCCTGATCGCGGAGCGGCTGCGCAACCTCGGCAAGTACACCTTCGCCGACGTCGCCTCCTACCGCCTCAAGCAAACCTCGGTGCGCAGCCTCTCCGCCAGCGGCTCCCTGGTGGTGGTCGCCCTCTACCTGATCGCCCAGATGGTCGGTGCCGGCAAGCTGATCGAGCTGCTGTTCGGCCTGCAATACCACGTGGCCGTGGTACTGGTCGGCATCCTGATGGTGCTCTACGTGCTGTTTGGCGGCATGCTGGCCACCACCTGGGTGCAGATCATCAAGGCGGTGATGCTGCTCTCCGGCGCCTCCTTCATGGCCATCATGGTGATGAAGTCCGTCAACTTCGACATCGGTGCCCTGTTCAGCGAGGCCGTCAAGGTGCACGCGAACGGCGCCGCCATCATGAGCCCGGGTGGCCTGGTGGCCGATCCCATCTCCGCCATCTCCCTCGGGCTGGCACTGATGTTCGGCACCGCCGGCCTGCCCCACATCCTGATGCGTTTCTTCACCGTGAGTGACGCCAAGGAAGCGCGCAAGAGCGTGTTCTACGCCACCGGCTTCATCGGCTACTTCTACATCCTGACCTTCATCATCGGCTTCGGCGCCATCCTGCTGGTCAGCACCAACCCGACCTTCAAGGATGCCACCGGCGCCCTGCTGGGCGGCACCAACATGGCGGCTGTCCATCTGGCCGATGCGGTGGGGGGCAGCCTGTTCCTCGGCTTCATCAGCGCCGTGGCCTTCGCCACCATCTTGGCGGTGGTCGCCGGCCTCACCCTGGCGGGCGCCTCCGCGGTCTCCCACGACCTCTATGCCTGCGTGATCAAGCAGGGCAAGGCCAACGAAACCGACGAGCTGCGCGTCTCCAAGTACACCACTGTGGTGCTGGGGGTGGTCGCCATCGGTCTGGGGATCCTGTTCGAGAAGCAGAACATCGCCTTCATGGTGGGCCTGGCCTTCTCCATCGCGGCAAGCTGCAACTTCCCGGTGCTGTTCCTCTCCATGTTCTGGTCCCGCCTGACCACCCGCGGCGCCGTCTACGGTGGCTGGCTGGGTCTCATCAGCGCCGTGACCCTGATGATCCTGGGCCCGACCGTGTGGGTGAAGGTGCTGGGTCATGCGCAGGCTATCTTCCCCTACGAGTACCCTGCGCTCTTCTCGATGCTGCTGGCCTTCGCCGGGATCTGGTTCTTCTCGGTCACCGACAAGTCCCAGAATGCCAGCGACGAACACGCGAAATTCATCCCGCAGTTCGTGCGCTCCCAGACCGGGCTCGGCGCCTCCGGTGCCTCCGCCCACTAA
- a CDS encoding GNAT family N-acetyltransferase, translating to MREDNCTIRLAERGDGALLSALFAQLGYPTPGEEVDGRLAEPDPAREVLVAERHGNMVGVLIWHRLQPMHLAPAWGLISALVIDESARGKGVGALLLAAAEARAQAQGCGQLELSSSLKREGAHRFYLAQGYLERPKRFVKLF from the coding sequence ATGAGAGAAGATAACTGCACCATTCGTCTCGCCGAGCGGGGGGATGGCGCCCTGCTGTCAGCGCTGTTCGCACAGCTGGGTTATCCGACCCCGGGCGAGGAGGTGGATGGGCGGCTGGCCGAGCCGGATCCGGCCCGGGAGGTGCTGGTGGCAGAGCGCCATGGAAACATGGTAGGGGTGCTGATCTGGCATCGGCTGCAACCCATGCACCTTGCACCCGCCTGGGGCCTGATCTCGGCGCTGGTTATCGATGAGAGTGCAAGAGGGAAGGGGGTAGGCGCCCTGTTGCTGGCGGCGGCAGAGGCGCGGGCGCAGGCGCAAGGCTGTGGCCAGCTGGAGCTCTCCAGCAGCCTGAAGCGGGAGGGGGCCCATCGTTTCTACCTGGCGCAGGGCTATCTTGAGCGCCCGAAGCGGTTCGTGAAGTTGTTCTGA
- a CDS encoding acetate uptake transporter, translating into MSEKLANPAPLGLMGFGMTTILLNIHNAGFFPISAMILAMGLCYGGLAQIIAGIMEYKRGNTFGVTAFISYGTFWWSLVFLLMMPGMGLAEATPHAFMGWYLLMWGMFTLFMLVGTINYPRVKQFVFASLTVLFFLLAARDFTGSALIGTIAGFEGIICGASAIYLAMATVINEQYGRTVLPIGDHKKAATVQLKAAA; encoded by the coding sequence GTGAGCGAAAAATTGGCCAACCCTGCCCCTCTGGGTCTGATGGGTTTCGGTATGACCACCATTCTGCTGAACATCCATAACGCAGGTTTCTTCCCCATCAGCGCCATGATCCTGGCCATGGGCCTGTGCTATGGCGGCCTGGCCCAGATCATCGCCGGTATCATGGAGTACAAGCGTGGCAACACCTTCGGTGTCACCGCCTTCATCTCCTACGGCACCTTCTGGTGGAGCCTGGTGTTCCTGCTGATGATGCCGGGCATGGGTCTGGCCGAAGCCACCCCGCACGCCTTCATGGGCTGGTATCTGCTGATGTGGGGCATGTTCACCCTGTTCATGCTGGTCGGCACCATCAACTACCCGCGCGTGAAGCAGTTCGTGTTCGCCTCCCTGACCGTGCTGTTCTTCCTGCTGGCCGCCCGTGACTTCACCGGCAGCGCCCTGATCGGCACCATCGCCGGTTTCGAAGGCATCATCTGCGGCGCCAGCGCCATCTACCTGGCCATGGCCACCGTGATCAACGAGCAGTATGGCCGCACCGTGCTGCCCATCGGCGATCACAAGAAAGCCGCCACAGTGCAGCTCAAGGCCGCCGCATAA
- a CDS encoding DUF485 domain-containing protein — protein MEQQRYLRIQQDPVFQELVSKRQRFAWTLSILMLGLYLAFILLIAFAPGWLGTPLSEGSSITRGIPVGVGLILASFVLTGIYVVRANGEFDELNQKILKGVQS, from the coding sequence ATGGAACAGCAACGCTATCTGAGGATCCAGCAAGATCCCGTCTTCCAGGAGTTGGTCAGCAAACGCCAACGCTTCGCCTGGACCCTCTCCATCCTGATGCTGGGGCTCTACCTGGCGTTTATCCTGCTCATCGCCTTCGCCCCCGGCTGGCTCGGCACACCGCTGAGCGAGGGATCTTCCATCACCCGTGGCATTCCCGTCGGCGTGGGCCTCATCCTCGCCTCCTTCGTGCTGACCGGCATCTATGTGGTGCGTGCCAACGGCGAGTTTGACGAGCTGAACCAGAAGATCCTCAAGGGAGTGCAATCATGA
- a CDS encoding 3'-5' exonuclease — protein sequence MWSRCRRQWIGRAFRHGEFAPLFAPAPRDEWVALDLETTSLDPAQAEIVAIGAVRIQGNRLLTGEALSLRVQAPASLSAQSVVIHGLRHQDLQQGMPLEAALRQLLAFIGPRELVGYHIPYDLRILNLACQKQWGLRLPQRGIEVSRLYHDHLYRRYPDAAIDLHLGAICSHLGLPPLPAHDALADAVTAALIFLRLRLGGPLAYPKV from the coding sequence ATGTGGAGTCGCTGTCGACGCCAGTGGATTGGCCGGGCTTTTCGTCACGGGGAGTTCGCCCCGCTCTTTGCGCCCGCCCCGCGCGATGAGTGGGTGGCCCTCGATCTCGAGACCACCAGCCTGGATCCCGCACAGGCGGAAATCGTCGCCATCGGCGCGGTGCGCATCCAGGGCAACCGGCTGCTCACCGGGGAGGCACTCTCCTTGCGGGTGCAGGCACCCGCCAGCCTGAGCGCACAATCCGTGGTGATCCACGGCCTGCGCCATCAGGATTTGCAGCAGGGCATGCCGCTGGAGGCCGCGCTGCGCCAGCTGTTGGCCTTCATCGGCCCGCGCGAGCTGGTGGGCTATCACATCCCCTACGATCTGCGCATCCTCAACCTGGCCTGCCAAAAGCAGTGGGGGCTGCGCCTGCCCCAGCGCGGCATAGAGGTGAGCCGGCTCTATCACGACCACCTCTATCGACGCTACCCCGATGCCGCCATCGATCTGCACCTCGGCGCCATCTGCAGTCACCTGGGGCTGCCTCCCCTGCCCGCCCACGACGCCCTCGCCGACGCGGTCACCGCCGCCCTCATCTTCCTGCGCCTGCGTCTGGGCGGCCCCCTGGCTTATCCCAAAGTCTAA